A part of Arachis hypogaea cultivar Tifrunner chromosome 12, arahy.Tifrunner.gnm2.J5K5, whole genome shotgun sequence genomic DNA contains:
- the LOC112729447 gene encoding RING-H2 finger protein ATL5 has translation MGSSGTNLVTTIIGFGLSATFIVFVCTRIICGRIQRYIASSSSSSSRTIYEFQSRPDIERGEHDVVEGVPAFVSAIPTLKFNKEAFSSVECTQCVICLGDYKEQELLRIIPKCGHCFHVSCIDMWLRKQSTCPVCRLPLRNALEQKNVTSVAFTISHHHSLHDESNASLQRNISDDERPVVDSNSSNTSLPISVGEPEIRP, from the exons ATGGGGAGTTCAGGTACGAACTTGGTGACTACAATAATTGGTTTTGGATTGAGTGCAACATTCATAGTGTTTGTGTGCACAAGAATCATTTGTGGGAGAATTCAAAGGTATatagcatcatcatcatcttcatcatcaaggACTATATATGAATTTCAATCAAGACCAGACATAGAACGG GGAGAACATGATGTTGTTGAGGGAGTACCTGCTTTTGTTTCTGCAATCCCCACTTTAAAGTTCAACAAAGAGGCTTTCAGCTCCGTTGAATGTACACA GTGTGTGATATGTTTGGGAGATTACAAAGAGCAAGAATTGTTGAGGATCATACCAAAATGTGGGCACTGTTTTCATGTCTCTTGCATTGATATGTGGCTAAGAAAGCAATCTACATGCCCTGTATGCCGTTTGCCACTTAGAAATGCTCTTGAACAAAAGAATGTGACAAGTGTGGCATTCACAATAAGCCACCACCACTCTCTTCATGATGAGTCTAATGCTTCATTACAAAGGAACATTAGTGATGATGAGAGGCCAGTAGTTGATTCTAATTCTAGTAACACCTCACTTCCAATTTCTGTAGGAGAACCTGAAATAAGACCCTGA